The following proteins come from a genomic window of Bufo gargarizans isolate SCDJY-AF-19 unplaced genomic scaffold, ASM1485885v1 original_scaffold_1085_pilon, whole genome shotgun sequence:
- the LOC122922961 gene encoding uncharacterized protein LOC122922961, which produces MTQFLAKSGWNPRKGLESALRACQDKLLDIFGPLAKIFDLAEVAKAEGKQVDPLELREWVQRAICVAGNVNTSLAIERRKAILFKVEPKLSNLALTEAGKEAQGLLFGESFIKDLGRFVGAFTALDKAQSSMKRVFHGRVSTRAGSFRGRLSGRAHFQSRATGRGSFSQRPAFQEQRRESSSFFPSRGGSWRSRGYRGNPGSRRPYG; this is translated from the coding sequence atgacccaattcctcGCCAAATCTGGGTGGAATCCGAGAAAGGGTCTGGAGTCAGCCCTGCGTGcgtgtcaggacaagctcctggacatatttggcccCCTGGCAAAGATTTTCGACTTGGCCGAGGTTGCCAAGGCCGAGGGTAAGCAGGTAGACCCTCTAGAGCTGCGCGAGTGGGTGCAGCGCGCGATTTGCGTAGCAGGAAACGTTAACACGTCCCTGGCTATTGAACGGCGCAAGGCCATACTTTTCAAGGTTGAGCCTAAACTCTCCAACTTGGCGCTTACCGAAGCCGGTAAGGAGGCCCAGGGCCTGCTGTTTGGCGAGTCCTttattaaggacttaggacggttCGTCGGTGCTTTTACAGCACTCGATAAGGCCCAAAGTTCAATGAAGCgggtgtttcacggtagggtctctaccagggccggcagtttcaggggccgtctgtccggccgtgcccatttTCAGTCCCGTgctacgggcagaggctccttctcccagagacCTGCGTTCCAGGAGCAGAGGCGAGAGTCATCATCCTTTTTCCCTTCCCGgggaggatcctggaggtctagaGGATACAGAGGAAACCCTGGTTCCAGACGACCTTATG